From Pontibacter actiniarum, a single genomic window includes:
- a CDS encoding porin family protein: protein MKKVLLLFAFILTTVFAAQAQTRFGVKVGANYSGFEGDDADGADRRFGFHAGVTANFPVVEDFFSIKPEILYSQKGAKLEDIDEVKYRLSYIDVPVLAQINAGPLYFEAGPQVSFRVQDKLEIDDSSIDVDSDGLKRTAIGYAAGIGLASTPLGLSIGVRYNGDFSNLYDDDDAADFRNGVFMLTLGYMFPSR, encoded by the coding sequence ATGAAGAAGGTCTTATTACTTTTTGCATTTATACTGACTACTGTTTTTGCCGCCCAGGCCCAAACCCGTTTCGGAGTAAAGGTGGGCGCCAACTATTCTGGCTTTGAAGGAGACGATGCCGACGGCGCGGACAGACGGTTCGGCTTCCACGCGGGCGTTACGGCCAATTTTCCTGTAGTGGAAGATTTCTTTTCGATAAAGCCTGAGATACTGTATTCTCAGAAAGGTGCCAAGCTGGAAGACATAGATGAGGTAAAGTACAGGCTAAGCTACATAGATGTACCTGTGCTTGCCCAGATCAATGCCGGCCCGTTATACTTTGAGGCAGGCCCGCAGGTCTCGTTTCGGGTACAAGACAAGCTGGAGATTGATGACAGCAGCATTGACGTAGACAGCGACGGCCTGAAGCGTACGGCTATAGGCTACGCAGCCGGTATTGGTCTTGCCTCTACCCCGCTGGGGCTAAGCATAGGCGTGCGCTACAACGGCGACTTTTCTAACCTCTATGACGATGACGACGCTGCTGACTTTAGGAACGGGGTATTTATGCTCACGCTGGGCTATATGTTCCCGAGCCGATAG
- a CDS encoding porin family protein, which yields MKKLFLSFAFALAAFGAAQAQSGLGIRAGANLSNLSGDLKDESRYENKIGFHAGLTYNIPVVGEFFSIQPELLYSNKGFKYEDTEITLPLGGDFRREGNMNYNYLELPVLARIKAGPLYFEGGPQASYLLSVNNNIKEYMNGERTSSATTNLDKDDMKEFEVGYAAGVGITSGMLSIGLRYNGSFTDIVDKSSNEYFDDENFTDARHSTVMLTLGLNF from the coding sequence ATGAAGAAGCTATTTTTATCATTCGCATTTGCGCTGGCTGCCTTTGGAGCGGCTCAGGCACAGTCTGGTTTAGGCATCAGAGCGGGCGCCAACCTCTCTAACCTCTCCGGCGACCTAAAGGATGAATCGCGCTACGAGAACAAGATTGGCTTCCATGCCGGTTTAACCTATAACATTCCGGTAGTGGGCGAGTTTTTCTCCATCCAGCCAGAGCTCCTGTACTCCAACAAGGGCTTTAAGTATGAAGACACCGAAATAACCCTTCCCCTGGGAGGCGATTTCCGCAGAGAGGGCAACATGAACTATAACTACCTGGAGCTACCGGTGCTGGCCCGCATCAAGGCAGGCCCACTTTATTTTGAAGGCGGCCCGCAGGCGTCGTACCTGCTGAGCGTGAACAACAACATCAAAGAGTACATGAACGGTGAGCGCACCAGCTCCGCCACCACCAACCTGGATAAGGATGATATGAAGGAGTTTGAGGTAGGGTACGCCGCAGGAGTCGGTATTACAAGCGGCATGCTGAGCATTGGCCTGCGCTACAACGGTAGCTTCACCGATATTGTCGACAAGTCCTCCAACGAGTACTTCGACGATGAGAACTTTACCGATGCCCGCCACTCTACTGTTATGCTGACACTCGGCCTGAACTTCTAA
- a CDS encoding porin family protein — MKKTLLFLLFILAPVLLAQAQYTRFGAKVGGSLYAVQGDDGSSDVTDNLAGFHGGVVLCYEFVSRLALQAELLYEQKGFVYDEYPLNVAEALADDHRLHYLTLPLMLKLQKGGLFVEGGPYLGYLLAENTEVVRVERNSGNTEPAILGDYPLSMDDFERWDYGYTVGIGIEMDNGFSFSLHNTGGLTSFSKTLDQKNFGFKLSIGYLIPSPSPDDMMRW; from the coding sequence ATGAAAAAGACACTCCTGTTCCTCCTGTTTATACTTGCCCCCGTACTGCTGGCACAGGCGCAGTATACCCGCTTTGGTGCCAAGGTGGGCGGCAGCCTCTACGCTGTACAAGGCGACGATGGCTCCTCGGATGTTACAGATAACCTGGCCGGCTTCCACGGAGGCGTAGTGCTGTGCTACGAGTTTGTGTCGCGGCTGGCCCTGCAGGCGGAGCTGCTGTATGAGCAGAAAGGGTTTGTATATGATGAGTACCCCCTGAACGTAGCCGAGGCGCTGGCAGACGACCACCGGCTGCACTACCTCACGCTGCCCCTGATGCTGAAACTGCAGAAAGGAGGCTTGTTTGTGGAGGGAGGCCCTTACCTGGGCTACCTGCTCGCTGAGAACACAGAAGTGGTGCGCGTAGAGCGCAACTCCGGCAACACGGAGCCCGCCATACTTGGCGACTACCCCCTCAGCATGGATGACTTTGAACGCTGGGACTACGGCTACACGGTAGGTATCGGCATCGAGATGGACAACGGCTTTTCCTTTAGCCTACACAACACCGGCGGCCTTACCTCCTTCTCAAAAACGCTGGACCAGAAAAACTTCGGGTTTAAGCTGAGCATCGGTTACCTTATCCCCAGCCCGTCTCCGGACGATATGATGCGCTGGTAA
- a CDS encoding dipeptidase — MINQYINDNKDRFLNELLDMLRIPSVSADPKFKADVMRNAQFLKERLLEAGADHVELVETPGNPVVYGEKMVDPSLPTVLVYGHYDVQPADPYELWNSPPFEPVVKDGKIYARGACDDKGQMYMHVKAFETMVKTNTLACNVKFMIEGEEEVGSVNLGTFVRENKDRLQGDVILISDTGMLGNDTPSITTGLRGLSYLEVEVTGPNRDLHSGLYGGAVANPINILCQMIASLHDENNHITIPGFYDNVDELSQEERAEMARAPFDLDKYKKALDLGDVHGEEDYVTMERNSIRPTLDVNGIWGGYTGEGAKTVIPSKAYAKISMRLVPHQTSEEITEKFKKHFESIAPKSVKVVVKPHHGGEPVVTPTDSPAYQAAAKAYEETFGVKPIPVRSGGSIPIVAMFKSELGLDSVLMGFGLDSDAIHSPNENFGLFNYMKGIETIPLFYKHFAAMK; from the coding sequence ATGATAAACCAATATATCAACGACAACAAAGACCGCTTTCTAAACGAGCTGCTCGACATGCTGCGCATCCCGTCTGTGAGCGCTGACCCTAAGTTTAAGGCCGATGTAATGCGCAATGCGCAGTTCCTGAAGGAGCGCCTGCTGGAGGCCGGGGCCGACCATGTAGAGCTGGTGGAGACGCCGGGCAACCCTGTGGTGTACGGGGAGAAAATGGTGGACCCAAGCCTGCCAACGGTGCTGGTGTACGGCCACTACGACGTGCAGCCTGCAGACCCTTACGAACTGTGGAACTCGCCTCCCTTCGAGCCCGTGGTGAAAGACGGCAAGATATACGCCCGCGGCGCCTGCGACGATAAGGGGCAGATGTACATGCACGTGAAGGCCTTTGAAACTATGGTGAAGACCAACACGCTTGCCTGCAATGTTAAGTTTATGATTGAGGGCGAGGAAGAGGTTGGCTCCGTAAACCTGGGTACGTTTGTGCGGGAGAACAAAGACAGGCTGCAGGGCGACGTGATCCTGATCTCCGATACAGGCATGCTGGGCAACGACACCCCCTCCATTACCACGGGCCTGCGCGGCCTGAGCTATCTGGAGGTAGAGGTGACCGGGCCAAACCGCGACCTGCACTCCGGCCTCTACGGCGGGGCGGTGGCAAACCCGATCAATATACTTTGCCAGATGATCGCCTCGCTGCACGACGAGAACAACCACATCACCATCCCCGGCTTCTATGATAATGTAGATGAGCTGAGCCAGGAAGAAAGAGCCGAGATGGCCCGCGCGCCGTTTGACCTGGACAAGTATAAAAAAGCGCTGGACCTCGGCGATGTGCACGGGGAAGAAGACTATGTAACGATGGAGCGTAACTCCATTCGCCCGACGCTGGACGTGAACGGCATCTGGGGAGGCTATACCGGCGAAGGAGCCAAAACGGTTATTCCGTCTAAGGCCTATGCGAAGATCTCGATGCGCCTGGTGCCCCACCAAACCTCAGAGGAGATTACCGAGAAGTTTAAGAAGCACTTCGAGAGCATTGCACCGAAGAGTGTGAAGGTGGTGGTGAAGCCGCACCACGGAGGTGAGCCGGTGGTAACGCCAACCGATTCGCCGGCCTACCAGGCTGCCGCTAAAGCCTACGAAGAAACCTTCGGTGTAAAGCCGATACCGGTGCGCAGCGGAGGCTCTATTCCGATTGTGGCCATGTTTAAGTCTGAGCTGGGCCTGGATTCCGTGCTGATGGGCTTTGGCCTGGATTCGGATGCCATCCACTCGCCAAACGAGAACTTCGGCCTGTTTAACTACATGAAGGGCATCGAAACGATCCCGTTGTTCTACAAGCATTTTGCTGCCATGAAATAG
- the plsY gene encoding glycerol-3-phosphate 1-O-acyltransferase PlsY: MDILLIAVFAIAAYLIGSICSAVWIGKAYYGIDVRQHGSGNSGATNTFRVLGKKPGAVVMLLDIFKGWTATSLAGFLVIFNAIEPEQLIVFQLIYGALGVLGHIFPVYERFKGGKGVATLLGMMLAIEPVVALMCIAIFVIVLFASKYVSLGSMIAALAFPMLLLLVPRFHPENPILIIFGFILFAVVVLTHRKNINRLIAGEESKANINLGRKR; this comes from the coding sequence ATGGATATTTTACTGATAGCTGTATTTGCCATAGCTGCTTACCTGATCGGCTCCATTTGCTCGGCCGTCTGGATAGGCAAGGCATACTATGGCATCGACGTGCGCCAGCACGGCAGCGGGAACTCCGGCGCCACCAACACGTTTCGCGTGCTGGGCAAAAAGCCAGGTGCCGTGGTGATGCTGCTCGATATTTTCAAAGGCTGGACAGCCACCTCCCTGGCCGGTTTCCTGGTGATATTCAATGCCATTGAGCCGGAGCAACTGATCGTGTTTCAGTTAATTTATGGTGCCTTAGGCGTGCTGGGGCATATTTTCCCGGTGTACGAGCGCTTTAAGGGCGGTAAGGGAGTGGCAACGCTGCTGGGTATGATGCTGGCTATTGAGCCGGTGGTGGCCCTGATGTGCATCGCCATTTTCGTGATTGTGCTCTTTGCCTCTAAGTATGTGTCGCTGGGCTCCATGATTGCCGCTCTGGCCTTCCCGATGCTGTTGCTGCTGGTGCCGCGCTTTCACCCGGAGAACCCGATCCTGATCATCTTCGGGTTTATACTTTTTGCCGTGGTGGTACTCACGCACCGTAAGAATATAAACCGCCTGATAGCCGGCGAGGAAAGCAAAGCCAACATCAACCTAGGGCGCAAGCGCTAA